The following are encoded in a window of Staphylospora marina genomic DNA:
- the ccpA gene encoding catabolite control protein A: MMKKKDTVTIYDVAREAGVSMATVSRVVNGNPNVKPATRKKVLDVIRELGYRPNAVARGLASKKTTTVGVVIPDISNMFYAELARGIEDIASMYHYNIILCNSDLNNERELGLIGTLLEKQVDGLLFLGGELTDAHRELFSAATVPVVLAATRDEKKEWPFVSIDQIQAAKEAVSVLIHEGNRQVAMISGPLTDPVGGYPRWLGYKEALEENGITLDEKLVKVGDFRYRSGYEAMKELLETVPDITAVFAASDEMAVGAMHALMDAGRNVPEDVSVMGFENIPLASRTRPLLSTVAVPMYDIGAVAMRLLTKYMNEEPVESGQVILQYSIELRGSTRLKEWEEERND; the protein is encoded by the coding sequence ATGATGAAAAAGAAAGATACCGTCACCATTTATGATGTCGCCCGGGAGGCCGGTGTGTCGATGGCCACGGTTTCCCGGGTGGTCAACGGCAATCCCAACGTCAAGCCGGCAACCCGCAAGAAAGTGCTGGACGTGATCCGCGAACTCGGATATCGTCCCAATGCCGTGGCGAGGGGGTTGGCCAGCAAGAAAACAACCACCGTCGGGGTGGTGATCCCCGACATTTCCAACATGTTTTATGCGGAGTTGGCGCGGGGCATCGAGGACATCGCCTCCATGTATCATTACAACATCATTCTCTGCAATTCCGATCTCAACAACGAACGTGAACTCGGATTGATCGGAACGCTGCTGGAAAAACAGGTGGACGGACTCCTGTTTTTGGGCGGCGAATTGACCGACGCGCATCGGGAACTCTTTTCGGCGGCCACCGTTCCGGTTGTGCTGGCGGCCACCCGCGATGAAAAGAAAGAATGGCCGTTTGTCAGCATCGACCAGATTCAGGCCGCCAAAGAAGCGGTTTCCGTGCTCATCCATGAAGGGAACAGGCAAGTGGCCATGATCAGCGGGCCGCTCACCGACCCGGTCGGCGGATATCCGCGTTGGCTGGGGTACAAGGAAGCGTTGGAGGAGAACGGCATCACGCTCGATGAAAAACTGGTGAAGGTCGGAGATTTCCGGTACCGTTCCGGTTATGAAGCCATGAAAGAGTTGCTGGAGACCGTGCCCGACATCACCGCCGTGTTTGCCGCCAGCGACGAAATGGCCGTGGGAGCCATGCACGCATTGATGGATGCGGGGAGGAACGTGCCCGAAGACGTGTCCGTGATGGGCTTTGAAAACATCCCCCTGGCTTCCCGGACGCGGCCCCTGCTGTCAACGGTGGCGGTTCCGATGTACGACATCGGAGCGGTGGCCATGCGCCTGTTGACCAAATACATGAATGAAGAGCCGGTGGAGTCCGGGCAGGTCATCCTGCAGTATTCCATCGAGCTTCGCGGTTCCACCCGACTCAAGGAATGGGAAGAGGAGCGGAATGACTGA